AATGCAGATACAGTTGGATGCATGAATCATGACATATGAGTAATCAATCCACTAATCTATTGTCAACCCTGATATTGCTGTTATTTATGTGCAACTTGGGGTGCAGCATCAATTTGTTCCATGAGTAAACAGTCAAGCTGTCCTGCCAAGTTTATGCCAGCCACTTGAATTTTGATTCCTAGAGTGTCtcgttaattaattaatagaataCGGGACAGAACTAGAGACAAGAGTCGGACAAAGCCAGAGATAGCCATGATAGTtaaattttgagaaaattattCCCTCTCATAATACTTTTGCCCCTGTATTCTTAAAAATTACATACTGTATAGATAACACTTATACTGAGTCAGCCGCACGTGAACTCGTTTaacaaaaagtttaaaaatattataaaaattctattataattaatttaatgccaaaatgattttataacaccatttctcttcctcttccccgattaaaaaataacttgagttttttgaGGCACAATTACTCTGATATTCaaagttgttttctttattaACTTGATTATTACATTGCAAGAAGTGAAGACAGATTATTCTCGTAAGCAACATGATACAGtgaattaaatcaaatacaTGGAAAATCACAGCTACTAGGTAAAAAACTATATGCATTTTGACACTGCTTTGTACTTCAACTCAGTACCAAAACATTATTAGGAAGACATAAAGACAGAGCTATAAACAAACTTGTTCCATGAGAAGTTCTGTTTCTTCTCCAGAGCTCCCTTCTAAATCCGAAAAAACCTGTCTCAACTTTTGATGGCCTTGTAACTCGAAAGCTCTCGTTTACCACACCATCCTCTCTTACCAGAATGCCAATGCAGGTGGTTCACAGATGAATTGAAGAACATAAATTGATCTGTGGACCATTCTTTGCTGGGGATCAAGCCCCGCATGTAAATGCAGCTAAGCTGCAAAGAGTCCATTGAATGGTTTGCCTTGCGAGATTTGATCTAAATCAGAGTTGTAGGAAACATTAGCAGTGATCAGTCAATGAATGAAGAAACTTGGATCATTCTATAACATAGATTTTCGCTAGCTAGGAACTTACTCTGAGGGATTTTGTGAACAAAAAAGCACGCAGCAATCACAATGTAGCAAAGGAAAAGAAGTAGTCCTTTCATGTAGTGTGAAGTTCCATCCTGTAAGTAATTAAAATACTACCATAAGAGAATTTACAAACcaactaaataattaatagccAATATAACATGCATCAACACtggtaattaagaaaatatcagATGACAAAACCTGTAAAGTGAAGGCCGTGATAATTATTGTGAAAGCAAGAGAACCGGTTTCAAGGAGACTGAAATCAAGGTCCATATGGATGTTCATTGTCCACGCAACAACAACACATAAAGGGACCTGAAgcccacaaaaaaagaagaaaaaaaagaagaagttatcATGATTTCTTTCCAAGGTTAATTTGGCAAAGGATTTTGTTTGCCTGGGATTCTTTAATCTTACCACAAACATTGAAATTTGAGTGGCAGAACCTAGAGCAACACCTAAAGATATGTCCTGCATAACAGCCAGATAATTGGTGTTATTGAAACTTAGCAGGCAACAAAATATAGGAGTAAGACTACTGTCATGTTCGAACATATCATACCAGCTTGTTCTTGAAAGCAAATATGACCGATCCAGCATGTTCTGCAGCATTCCCCACTATTGGCAGCAAAATTATGCTGAGGAAACTGACAGAAATGCCCCAAGAATCTGATGCAGCCTGATTGAGAtacattaaaatttgaaatccgCATATTAGAAGATGCTTTAATATTgctaacaaataatattttagaagttCTCAAGTGTAATGTACCTCAATTGTGCCCACAACATACTCAGATAACAAAGCTATGATAATTGTCATGCCAGCCAACCAAGTAAATGCACTCCAAAATCCTATCACTGCCTTTTCTTCCTCCTCGTCATCTTCCTGTCATTCAACTTGAACCAGTAAGTTCTATGCATTAATATCAACTTTGGATTataattatttccttttgacCTAATAGAATACTGATCTAATtgaataaaacatttttaagtGCTGCAATTATAATGAGCCCTCATATAGTTTTTATCTTAAAACTTTTTTGCATCTAGAGTTAATTAATCACCTCTTGAGCATCAAACAGTTGCCTGTGAGTTTTTAGCTGGAAGAAGATGTAAGCAACATATGCTATAAGCATAATAATGCTGCTCACTCTGGACAACTCAAGGGTAGAGAAGGCAGTGGCAGTTCCTTCCCCTATGGCATATCTGAACATCAGTGGCAACATGTGGCACAACAACCCCAGTAATAAAAGTAATGAGTTCACATCAGCCTGCTTCTGTTaaagccaaaaaaagaagaaaaaaagattatgaaatgtATTAGATCGTATATAATAATTACTTACCCAAGTTGTAAAATTAATTGgatttgttcttgaattttgagTTTGTGTCTTACTCTATCGTATTTCTGTTCCTTTTTTAGGTTGGCTAAGCCTCCGCATAGGAGGGAAGTCCCAAGAACTAGAAGGAGATTTGACAAAATGGAACCCAAAAGAGAATACTTCAAGACATGTATTTTGTTCTGGTAAAGAGCAAGAATTGCTATTATCAGCTCGGTTGCATTGCCACATGTTGCATTAAGGAGTCCTCCAACTGCAAATGATCGAATCATCTTCAATTTTCAAATGATGGTGTAAAACCAGAATTAGAAGTAATCTGTGGGCAAATTTAAATTACCTGTTGGACCAGTGAAGTATGCAATTTGTCTGGGATTAATAACAGCAAGAACAacaaaagttgaaaataaagatTAATATCAGAACAATCAATGGATAAAATATTCCACAAGTAAGCGTATAAAATTATATGACTATGCTTGGTTACAGACTTACTCAGTGAGGAAGCTGACACGTTCTGCTAGTGGGGTGAGTCCAAGCAAGCTCAAAGCAAATATCCAAGACTACGTGTGGCAGaataatgcaaattaaaaagatatacaacaagaaatatcataatatatttatttaatcaatatcTATATATGATCATCTTCGTTAATTTGGTAATTAAATATGTATACAGGAGTTGCTAAATGTAACAAAATCAATTGCaaatatacaaagaaaaatcaatgacatGGTTGTGTAACCAAAAAAAAGGTTCCATGATTCTTCCGAAAAGAAACTAATCAACTTACTCTTCCGAACTTATAATAGTCAGCAGCAATTGCTAGAGGAATGGCTGGGAAGAGAACAGCCAGCTTAGTTCCAAGAATCACTTCTTGAAGATTGGTCAAGAAATAGCCAAGCATTTCAAACCGAACATTTGATGAAACAAGCATTGGATCGGATTTCTTTCGAATAATTGAAGATGAAACATTCTGTGGTGTCTTCCCATTGACAAAACCCCCCTTAATGTCATTGCTGTTCAAGCCTTCCTTATAGTTAACATCTCCATTTTCCAATTCTGATGAGACCTGTTGATGAACCTGTGAGTGGTACTGGTCCATATTATGGTAAAATATTGTATAGCTACCACCCCAGTATACACCTAGTTTGTTTTCACTTCTACGTGAAAATCCAAGCGATCCCTGCTACCTTTAGCTTTAATTCCTGGGCTGATATCATAAAGaggaggttatatatatatataggacaaGAGAAGCTAAATGTTTCTGAGGCAGAAAGACCCGAGAGTGCAGTTTCTTTATAATTAGTGTAGCTTCCTGGAATTTTCCCCTGCTTGTTGCCATTCTTGCATGGGAGTCCACGTACTTGCTAATGAAATTGTCTAGGTGTTGCACTCCTGGGACTATATACTGAGGTTTCACATGTAATGTGTTATACATTACTAGCTATCAGACAGAGTGCAAAGATAGGAATGGAATTGCATCCATAGCTGTATATATAACAGGATTAGTACACCTTAATTTCTAATTGCCTttccaaatataattttataaaaacttaatattttttatttaaaattaattatttttttatgtttttagattgttttgatatgttgatattaaaaataaattttaaaaataaaaaaattattttaatatatttatatgtaaaaaacactttaaaaaacaaccattattaCACTTGAGAATAAGCCAAATGGTTGTTTAGctgatcatattaattttatatgaatcatgaaaaaacaatatattattgaatatagTAATTTCATTAAACacgacaaaatataaaatacatggctatttttaaaattcaatgatAATTAAAGCTTaccaattaaaaagaattaaataaaacaaccaacaataatatgaaaacatgaACTTTCAGGTTAATATTAATCCATCTATGTACGCAGGGGGCTGACAGGGCCTGGgtctctggaaaaaaaaaaaccaaacagttTTAAATTCTagaataaaaactattaaaattaattaagttatggTCCTCTAGAAAGTCTTTTATAATCTTGCCCTCAGTAAAAAGATTTCCTGGCCACGCCCTTATGAACATTAAATAGAATTCTCTAATCTTCTCTATCAAGAGCTTTCTAAAATAAGAATGTTGTTGCAGCTTATATACGTGGAACAATCTCAAGTTGTCATCAAGTACTTCTGAAGGAACCGGGTTACAACATCAGACTCCATTGATGGAAAACTTCACTTTTTTATATGATCGTCATTAATCTCTTCTAAATCATAAGATTTAATTAATAGCAAACCATTTGTTCAGAGAAAATATAAATCAGATTATaacgatataaaaaaaactaaaaacaaaaccagatCCAGAACCATATGTATGGAACTAGATCAAGATTTggtaaaaaggaagaagaaaaaatagagaagtgAAAAGTGAGGTGATTCTTTCATTGACGACGGCCATGGTTTTTCTCTCTTAAGCGAACTAAAAGAGGGAAAAGAGAGCAGTAAGGAGAAGAAATTCCTTGACCACGTTGGGTAGGCCAAATTAAGCTACTGTAGAAATGTTGCTTTGCTTTATTGCAAACCTGTTGATTTTAGAACTGCATGCACAGTGAAGATCTTGTAGCGTGTAGTCTGAATGAAGCAATTGATATTGCTACAGTTAACCTAACTAATGATTGAACAGCCACCAGCGAATGCATATATTCTAACATCTCACTCAAACTCAGTCACAACATGTATGTCAACTCAGCCCGAGTTTGAACAGTGACGTGAGGAATTAAGAAAAGGGACTGGATGCGTCTTTCATCTGGTAATTAGAAAGATAAAGATCAAGAAGGGATTGGAGAGATCCCTCAAATTATCCTTCCTAATTTACTCGAATTAGGTAGATTGATTTCTATCCTTCCATTTCttcataattttcaattcttttgcTTTGGATAGATTGACTCTTATCCTTCCAGTTAGCCAAATAATTAGAGGGATAATAAGCCATCCATCATCTCCCCTACCCATCCCTTCACTTAATCCAACCCAGCTCCCCCAAAATCTATCATTCCCAATAAACAGTCTTACAGTGGCGTGTGAATAACTTGACGATGATAGCAAGGAGAAGATGGATCATCGAGAATGGAGAACTACGTACGTGTGCTTCGTTGAAATGTGCTAGCTAGGTTAAACTAGCACGTGGCACCTCTTGTCGAATTCTGCTATGTTTGGAAGAACATCACAAGTGTTATGGCCAATACATGCATGGTGAAACGCAGACAGCAAATGATATAGAAAAAGGTGATAAAACAACAGGCATGCATGCCAAGAATAAATCTCAGCCGTAAAATCTAAGATTTAGGAATTTGTTTAACCAGAAAGAAACTCAAAGTCAGGCGACATTGTAGAAGTAGAGTTAGCAAAAATCAAGTCTCGCAACTGAAAAGAACTTTTTTTGAAAACCCTAGAAGCCAGTAAAAAAggccaagtaaaaaacaaacaaattagtAGACCTAGAAAGATACCCAGTACCAAGACCAAAACTCGAAAGAACAAGTCGGAAAACTCCTGGAACCGGTTTGACCCATATCTAATTAAGGTTAGAAGAACCTAAAACAAAACATGGGTGAACAAAGTAAAGACATGTGTTTTACAAACAGACACGTCAACTGCAGCGTGGAATCTTATGGACAGATCATAGAGTGCGTGGAGACtcaaatgatgatgaaatttaatCAATAAGCTCAGAAATCCCAAAATAAGGGTATGAATCAaatatttcttcatcttctcttcttatctcatgtttttttatattacactGACAATTTTCCCCGAATTCAAAGGATATCCATggtcaaaaaaacaaatcgataGTTTTCGATCGGTAGAATTTGAAAGTAAAAAGGCAGGTTTTAAGTTGAATATTGGTCTGTTCGATCCCAATCCAATCTAACCCCTGAATTTAACCCgaaatagataaataaacaaacttaaagatttttaaaaatacatgtatattaagctaattatatattaaattatagtattcaagttttaagttttgattatGAATATCCGATGAATACTCGAAAtacaattaacttaattttagtaCATACAATATAGAACATTATTCATGAATATAAATAGtctctcttttaattaaaaaaaaaatgagcatgATTTAATGCAAATACAAGTCacaacaacaaattaactaCCTTCTATCCTCTCTCCTAATTGAaaccatttaattatttcaaaattattgctaagatttgaaGTATAGATCATCAAACATGAGAGGATGTCATGTGCTTGTTATCATCCAATTGCATTGCTAATTTCTAGAATTTAATCATCCACAATATATGTTAAAATTGAGACATATATGTTTGCAAAAGCACATGtactatatataaataattagctcatttaatgaattaatatgGTCGTACTAGGATATATACGAAATTTCGAAGAATTAATGAACTGAAACAATAAATCCATCGAACCAGTTTCTTAGCACAAGTAAATTAAATCCTTCCAAATCACTTAATGTTTAATCTTCCAAGTCTTATATTAAAGAAGGGAGCAGCAGTATCCGTACCCAGGAAAGTTTAGAACCTTCCTGGAATTTTCAAGGCCTCCCCAAGAACAATCAGATGGCTGTGGTTTTTTCACCTGTCTTCGAGTGCTGATGAAGTAAAACAAGAACAAGAGCATGCATAAACGCCATTTGATTGGTCAGATTCTCAACAAGTAATGAAATTTGGTCGAAATTTCGCATCCCTACCGTCCAAAACAACCACTGATCTCTTCTTCCTCCCATCCAATATTATCTTACGTAAATGTCGTGCATCCCTGTATTAACACCTGATAGCTACGTGTTAGGAAGGAGGCACTTGTTATTATGACAAGTACgagtattttagtttttttctccaTGATCGAGTTATGATATTTTTGCCTTATCTTTTGATGGCCGCAGGCGGCATTACCACTTGAGGTTTGTGCGTTTTTGTTCCTTTCTTTGTATAGTTCATGAGTGCCCGTATGGGGTACAAACCTCGACATCTTGCATGATTTGACTCGtctaattatgttattaaagaaaattatattttttttctctgagaATGAAGAGTTAGAATAAATGATAAATAGATACTTAATCTCTAActctgttttattttaaaacatgtctctaattaatttaagcattttctttaaattaagaagaaattgCATATAACCTCATTGGGTTCTTGCTATACGCAATTTTTCAGGGCATTGAATATGGGCTAAAATGAGGCCCAGTAATTGgccttttattataattataattgtagttttttttaataaaaaaaaaaatagcctgtGGTTTTACTATATATGTTTGCGTTATGCATACTTTCACACTTCATTATTGATTATAGTagtgctttttttaattttgatcactcattttttgtgtgttttttttttaatcttttgtgaGTTGATATTCTCTTCTATTTGCATATTCTTGAGATATAAAAGTTTTGAATAGATTTCAAAAATTGATTAGATGTCAATATTtaataagatattattttaattcatagcatgaaaatataattaaaagaaaaaaaatcaaattgaaaaccataaaaaaatatggcttTACTCAATTTTGTgggaaaaaatgtatttttatccatgttttttatgttgACTCCTCCTTtggttccttttgttttaggaTTGTTAGTTTTGgtccataaatttattttatttatgttttaattcttgagttttattcatgttttaattCTTGAGGTTGAGAGctgagagagaaagttgttaaTTAtccaaattttaataataaaaaaatttgattttgttgacaATGTATTTCATTTAATGATCAGAAGAGTGTcattgaagtgttttttatcCCCCATCTTACCTAAAGAAGTAGATTGggatttaagaatttttttatttggggtgaatttttttagtttttttaattgattaaaaacttatttaaggTTGGATATGGGGTTGTTGAGGTTTTATAAGGTATTTCTTGaatgtttttagatgaaaaaaagattgaaaatattttttgaagtccATGAGATCTGAATTCTACTCTCTAGACTTCTAATATGGCTAAAGTTTACTAGTATATGACACgatgttagctttttttttaaaaaaaaaaaaatgttcaagggGGTGCCCAtggcctttttgttttttttttttttttgtttgttaaggaCCAGGCACATTGACGCATTCAATCTCAAGTGTCTAATCTCTTTTCGTTAAGCATTATATGACAATGTTTTTctatagatttaattaaaattcattaaaaaattaattaaatatatattaaggatattattttattaaatatcaatcactttttttaataagaatatggcattcttttttcaatattagcaattattatttttgttggctTTCATgtcatttcttttgttaaattttatttgtagaCTTTCATATtcatgtctatttttattattttataattaaataaaaaaattccataaaaTTCCCTGCAACAATGCGTGATAGGTGTGTTATTCttataatcttttcttttacaatttgcttttataattcttataagttgttgtttaaaaaaatgtatttttatatataaaaaaaaacaaggaagcTCATTAATAAGATAGATGTGTTTTAATTAGAAAGACATCTTTTTCACCTTTATTTCAAATCAtccatttttttacttattctaattgatttttttttatcaaataaaaaacatagcaaaaaaattaaaaaactacatatatttttcagaatggttaataaaaaaaaaaagggaattatGCTAGGAAATAATCTTGTTTCAATGTATTAAATTAGtacttttcttataaaaacaaacattgacagataatattaaataaaaaatataaaaaattcaacacaagATCATATATGTTTTAGaaaccgtttgggaacgcggtgcaaaccgcgttactaaaaaaattaatttttttttaaaaaaattaatatgatttgtatgttttgaatcgttttaatgtgctgatattaaaaataatttttaaaaaataaaaaaaacatcattggtatgtatttcaacacaaaaaattatttcaaaagcaaccactaccacacggCGAAGCATGTTATTAATCTATCTGTACCTctcaatttatcaatttaatctttaattaattataattctcgatttatttttattagttcaCAGTTCAAAATCAAGAATCTTCCTGATGCCAGAAAACGTATGAACAGAAGCTAGCTAAACGAGGTCTCAAAATCAAAAAAGTCAACGACTGGTTGACAGAGGATAAATTTGGGTTGTGAGGTGGCGCTTTGGAGGGCAGTATTGAGATTTCGTAATTGTCATTGAATTCCACTTCCGTTTAAGGGGCTTTCTTAACGACAGGAGTTAATCCGTGGAGTGTCAAGGTAACGTTATAAACGGGAAATTGTCTTGCGTGAAAATCGCATAATTCTTACGTGGGGTTGCGGGTCTTGAATTACACTTGTCGggtttttagctatttttaccCAGAGATTGAAAGAGAAGAACAGATTTTCTTACAGCCCTCGTACCAATTCTGACCTGGGTTTTGTCCGTATATATCCATTTTCTGTTACTGTAAGAGTGATTTTAGActgtgatttaaattttttgtccaaaaataaattaagaaaggaCCACGCTAATCTGTTAAACGCCACCGAATTGATCCATGCACAGCGCCtcctaaatattatattatataatgaaaacaaatataaactaACTTCACAAATTCCAGTGtagttttatttattggtttttgttgatatgtttttttttatagcaatttTAGAGCCTTAATAGTCAACATGAAGTGCTACTAAGGTAAAAAATGGGTTAAGAGTGATTCAAgaagctttttttatatatattttaagaattatattaattatttaatctcTTTCTTAATTTGGTAAAATGATGGttgaacatataaaaaaacatttatattcaaGACAATAAATTTCGTAGTTATAAATACATTTCTTTtaatgcatataattttttttattccaccataaaaatattttctgacCAGTTTATATACATATGAATTAAGATACATGCATGCTCTACAATATCTATCTAATgtattcaaaagaatttaataaatttctcttTGAACAGGGTTCAAGGTATGATCTTCCAAAAGTGAAGGAAGGGAGCAAACTTCAAGGCAAtcccttggatttttttaaaaacctatctaaatattttgtctgacaaaaatatttttaaaatatatataattatattaaagatttttttcaaactaaatatTTAGATAGAGAGTTCATGGTTTTACATAGAATTATATTAAATCTTTAGGTGAGTGTGAAGACACTATCCATTAATCACTGTAATTCaccttaaaattaataatacacaCAGT
This region of Populus trichocarpa isolate Nisqually-1 chromosome 9, P.trichocarpa_v4.1, whole genome shotgun sequence genomic DNA includes:
- the LOC7481478 gene encoding vacuolar cation/proton exchanger 3; this translates as MDQYHSQVHQQVSSELENGDVNYKEGLNSNDIKGGFVNGKTPQNVSSSIIRKKSDPMLVSSNVRFEMLGYFLTNLQEVILGTKLAVLFPAIPLAIAADYYKFGRSWIFALSLLGLTPLAERVSFLTEQIAYFTGPTVGGLLNATCGNATELIIAILALYQNKIHVLKYSLLGSILSNLLLVLGTSLLCGGLANLKKEQKYDRKQADVNSLLLLLGLLCHMLPLMFRYAIGEGTATAFSTLELSRVSSIIMLIAYVAYIFFQLKTHRQLFDAQEEDDEEEEKAVIGFWSAFTWLAGMTIIIALLSEYVVGTIEAASDSWGISVSFLSIILLPIVGNAAEHAGSVIFAFKNKLDISLGVALGSATQISMFVVPLCVVVAWTMNIHMDLDFSLLETGSLAFTIIITAFTLQDGTSHYMKGLLLFLCYIVIAACFFVHKIPQNQISQGKPFNGLFAA